In Myripristis murdjan chromosome 9, fMyrMur1.1, whole genome shotgun sequence, the following proteins share a genomic window:
- the fsta gene encoding follistatin-A isoform X2 produces the protein MFRMLKHHLHPGIILLLIWLCHLMEDQKVQAGNCWLQQGKNGRCQVLYMPGMSREECCRSGRLGTSWTEEDVPNSTLFRWMIFNGGAPNCIPCKETCDNVDCGPGKRCKMNRRSKPRCVCAPDCSNITWKGPVCGSDGKTYKDECALLKSKCKGHPDLDVQYQGKCKKTCRDVLCPGSSTCVVDQTNNAYCVTCNRICPEVTSPEQYLCGNDGIIYASACHLRRATCLLGRSIGVAYEGKCIKAKSCEDIQCSAGKKCLWDARMSRGRCSLCDETCPESRTDEAVCASDNTTYPSECAMKQAACSLGVLLEVKHSGSCNSITEDQEEDEEDEDSDYMAYVHLSSILDG, from the exons ATGTTTAGGATGCTGAAACACCATCTCCACCCGGGCATTATTCTCTTATTGATATGGCTTTGTCATCTCATGGAAGATCAAAAAGTTCAAG CTGGGAACTGCTGGCTGCAGCAGGGGAAGAACGGGAGGTGCCAGGTGCTCTACATGCCTGGCATGAGCAGGGAGGAGTGCTGTCGAAGTGGAAGGCTGGGGACGTCCTGGACCGAAGAGGACGTCCCCAACAGTACGCTCTTTAGGTGGATGATCTTCAATGGCGGAGCCCCCAATTGCATACCTTGCAAAG AAACCTGCGATAATGTTGACTGCGGGCCTGGGAAGAGGTGCAAGATGAACAGAAGGAGTAAACCACGTTGCGTGTGTGCGCCAGACTGCTCCAACATCACATGGAAAGGGCCGGTCTGCGGCTCCGATGGGAAGACCTACAAAGACGAGTGCGCACTCCTCAAGTCGAAATGTAAAGGTCATCCCGATCTGGATGTGCAGTACCAGGGAAAGTGCAAGA AAACGTGCCGTGACGTCTTGTGCCCTGGCAGCTCCACATGCGTTGTGGACCAGACCAATAACGCGTATTGTGTGACGTGTAATCGGATTTGCCCCGAGGTGACGTCGCCTGAGCAGTACCTGTGTGGAAACGATGGGATCATCTATGCCAGTGCCTGTCACCTGAGAAGAGCTACCTGTCTTCTTGGCAGATCCATCGGAGTGGCATATGAGGGGAAATGCATAA AGGCCAAGTCGTGTGAGGACATCCAGTGCAGCGCAGGGAAAAAGTGTCTGTGGGACGCCAGGATGAGCCGGGGCCGCTGCTCACTCTGTGACGAGACCTGTCCGGAGAGCCGGACGGACGAGGCTGTGTGTGCCAGCGACAATACCACATATCCCAGTGAATGTGCCATGAAGCAAGCTGCTTGTTCTTTGGGGGTGCTGCTGGAGGTCAAGCACTCGGGATCTTGCAAct CCATTACGGAAGAccaggaggaggatgaggaagatgaggactCAGACTACATGGCCTATGTCCATTTATCTTCTATACTGGATGGATAG
- the fsta gene encoding follistatin-A isoform X1 → MFRMLKHHLHPGIILLLIWLCHLMEDQKVQAGNCWLQQGKNGRCQVLYMPGMSREECCRSGRLGTSWTEEDVPNSTLFRWMIFNGGAPNCIPCKGGETCDNVDCGPGKRCKMNRRSKPRCVCAPDCSNITWKGPVCGSDGKTYKDECALLKSKCKGHPDLDVQYQGKCKKTCRDVLCPGSSTCVVDQTNNAYCVTCNRICPEVTSPEQYLCGNDGIIYASACHLRRATCLLGRSIGVAYEGKCIKAKSCEDIQCSAGKKCLWDARMSRGRCSLCDETCPESRTDEAVCASDNTTYPSECAMKQAACSLGVLLEVKHSGSCNSITEDQEEDEEDEDSDYMAYVHLSSILDG, encoded by the exons ATGTTTAGGATGCTGAAACACCATCTCCACCCGGGCATTATTCTCTTATTGATATGGCTTTGTCATCTCATGGAAGATCAAAAAGTTCAAG CTGGGAACTGCTGGCTGCAGCAGGGGAAGAACGGGAGGTGCCAGGTGCTCTACATGCCTGGCATGAGCAGGGAGGAGTGCTGTCGAAGTGGAAGGCTGGGGACGTCCTGGACCGAAGAGGACGTCCCCAACAGTACGCTCTTTAGGTGGATGATCTTCAATGGCGGAGCCCCCAATTGCATACCTTGCAAAGGTGGAG AAACCTGCGATAATGTTGACTGCGGGCCTGGGAAGAGGTGCAAGATGAACAGAAGGAGTAAACCACGTTGCGTGTGTGCGCCAGACTGCTCCAACATCACATGGAAAGGGCCGGTCTGCGGCTCCGATGGGAAGACCTACAAAGACGAGTGCGCACTCCTCAAGTCGAAATGTAAAGGTCATCCCGATCTGGATGTGCAGTACCAGGGAAAGTGCAAGA AAACGTGCCGTGACGTCTTGTGCCCTGGCAGCTCCACATGCGTTGTGGACCAGACCAATAACGCGTATTGTGTGACGTGTAATCGGATTTGCCCCGAGGTGACGTCGCCTGAGCAGTACCTGTGTGGAAACGATGGGATCATCTATGCCAGTGCCTGTCACCTGAGAAGAGCTACCTGTCTTCTTGGCAGATCCATCGGAGTGGCATATGAGGGGAAATGCATAA AGGCCAAGTCGTGTGAGGACATCCAGTGCAGCGCAGGGAAAAAGTGTCTGTGGGACGCCAGGATGAGCCGGGGCCGCTGCTCACTCTGTGACGAGACCTGTCCGGAGAGCCGGACGGACGAGGCTGTGTGTGCCAGCGACAATACCACATATCCCAGTGAATGTGCCATGAAGCAAGCTGCTTGTTCTTTGGGGGTGCTGCTGGAGGTCAAGCACTCGGGATCTTGCAAct CCATTACGGAAGAccaggaggaggatgaggaagatgaggactCAGACTACATGGCCTATGTCCATTTATCTTCTATACTGGATGGATAG